The genomic stretch CACAATATCATCGAACGGGCCATGATCTTCTGCCATGGCAAGATGCTGTCCGTGGACAACCTCCCTGCCGAACTGCGGCAGAGACCGGAATCTGTCGCGGTGACCATCGTGGAGGGAGAAGAGCGCATGCTCCGGCTCGAATCGAAACTGGGGAAACAATCCCTGGCCGATATCGAACAGGCGATCATTCAGGAAGTGCTTCGGTTGTCGGACTACAATAAAACAACTGCCGCCAGATATCTCGGCCTCACGAGATTTGCGCTGGATCGGCGCCTCAAAAAGGTCACGGAAGAGTAACGGGCGATCACGAAGGATTCGGCGACACGAACACTAAGACTTTGAGACGCTGGCCCGTGTGATTCTTCACCCCATGCTCTTCCCCGGCCGGCGCCATCGTTCCCTGCCCTGGACCCAGCACCCGTCTCTCTGCCCCGACCTGAAACGTACCCTGGCCCTCAAGCACGAGATAGACCTTATCCTGCTCGCCGTGAATATGCCCCTTCTGTTCCTGACCTGGCTCGAAGCAGTAAATGTCGCAGAAGAATCGTGGCGTTTCAAACATGTTATTTTTCTTCATCTTATCACTGCTAAACTGATGATAATCTGCAATATTTACTACGTCCATGCGACGACTCCTTCAGGGCGGTTACGGCTGCGTTTGGCGGCGCTCAAGCGACGCGAGAATAGAATCAACCGATATCAAATGATGCGAGAGACCCAAGTCCTTGGGCAGAATTCCCATCGCCAACCCGAGTAACTGCGGCAGATGCAAGATCGGTAAGTTGAGTTCGGTATTCACCGCACGACCAGCCCGATCCTGATAAATATCCAAACTCATGTGGCAGAGGGGACAGGGCGTCACCATAAAATCGGCTCCCTGCTCCTTGGCTTCTTTCATGTGCGTCCCGGCCATGGCCACGGCAATGGCTTCCTTCTCAAGGATGATGGGAAATCCGCAACATTTGGTTCTCCCGGCATAGGGCACTGGCTCACCACCGACGGCCTTAATGAGCCGCTCGAGGGATTGCGGATTCTCAGGGTCGTCGAACCCCAGATCCCACGACGGACGCAGAATGTAGCAGCCATAAAACGGGGCGATCCGAAAGTCCTGCATCGGCGTGGAGACCAGGGATCCCAGGCGGGTCAGTCCGATATCGCGTACCACAATCCAGAGGAGATGCTTCACCTGGACCCGGCCATGATAGGCCAGTCCCTCCGGCGCCAGAAGTGCGTTGATACGATCCAGCGTCCCCGCCTCTGTTTTCAACCGCCGATTGGCGGCACTCATCACCCCCTGGCAGGTGCCGCAGATCGTCATGACGTCCAGGCCAAGTTGTTCGGCTTGCGCAAAGGTCCTAGCGTTGATCGCCAGGGCCATCTCGGGATGCACTTCCGTCACCACCCCTGCGCCGCAACAAGCGGCGGCAGAGAGCTCGACGACCTCGATCCCCAATCGGCCAATGATGGCTCGCGTCGATTGATAGAGCTCCGGGGTGGCCCCTTGGGCCGCACAACCGGGGTAGAGAGCATATTTCATGGATCTACCGTGACGAAAAATGTGACAGGGTCTGATTGAGGGACTCTCGGAGATCGTCCATCGCAGCCACCGCCTTCGACTGCACTTGCTCCCAGGACGAAGCCGTGGCGGAATGAATCTCCTGCGCTTTCTTACTGGCCAGCTCTTTTTTCTTCTCTAATTCCACAATCGACTTCTGGATGTCCGCTCTAGCCGACGCCGACGTATGCTCGACCTGTCCACGCAATTGAGTGATACGCACCTGCATCTCCTCCAGTTCCATTTGCACCTTGCGTTGAAACGCCTCTTTCTGCTGAACCGTATAGTCCTTGGTGGCCGTCACTGCTTCCTTCGCTTCACGGACCACCGTCTCGCCTGTCACCGGCTTCTCTGCTGCGCCAGCCACGACGACAACGGGCATGGCGAGCAGCCCAAGGCTCACGATCCCACACAACATTCCAGACAAAGCCTTCATCGCCATCGCCTCCATTCCATCGACACCAACCTATGCCTCTGAGTATAACTTCCGACTTTCGGAAAGTCACCGTGCAGGGCACTCCCACGCGACGCGCGAGAGCAGGACGGTCTCTCTAGTTTATCTCGCGTGTCTGATTGCCCTGGCTCGATACGCCAAACGCACAAGATGAACCAGACGAACCAGATAAATCGCCAGGGACAGCCACAGGTCGAGCCACGCCACGAACAACCAGATCACATGATGCCAGGCGAACAGGAAGAGAAATCATCAACACGCGAGGAACCGATCGCGTCCAAACTCCCTCTGGCGCTGTTGACTGGTATGCGAATCGGTGAAAGGCAGTTCAACAAGAACCGGCATAGAGCCGTATCGCGCGAGCAAGGAATCTGATAGTGAGGGAGAGGGCAGAAGGATCGTTTAAGCCAGAACAATAAACGCCGGACAATACGTCGGGGGCATACCGGCTAGATGTTCGGATGGAGGAGCTCCTGGAATTCGCTCTTTCCGGAACGGGTCTTCAGAAATTGGATGAGCTCGACCCGGAGTATGCTGTTGAGACGTTGCCGGGCTTCCAGGGGCAGGCGAATGAACTCCACCCCGAACTCATGACCCTTGACCCATTTAATCTTGCCAAGCTCAACAGACAAGGCCTGCGGATGGTTGGGAAGCAGAACACTCACGCGGACGTCACTGCCGCAGAGGACTTCTCGATCGCTCATGACCGAGCAGCCCATCAGTGACAGGCTGGTCAGGACACCTTCGGCGACGAATGGAGCCCCCGCGAATATGACGGGATAGAATAGGGGAAATCGATGATAGGTTCGGGAATAATGAGGTGGCGCCATCACAGTCTCCAAGATGGCGGATTCTACCGAGCCGGACCGGGCGGGCGATATCCTACCTTTGGAGGGGTCGCGTCACGGTTTTGGCTTGTCCAGGCTTAACGGGATAACTCGCCACCCCAGCAACGCACACCAGAGAAAGTAACAGACGAAGAGGAAGGCAAGACCGCCCAAGAGCCACCCCATGAACGGATGGCGGATCCATTGAGGCGCATCAACCAGATTGAACGCGGCACAGGCACTCAGAAGACCCATGCCGAGGGCACAGGCGAACGCACGTCTTGGTCGCGCGACCAAATCACGATGAAAAACCCGGCGATTGTGGGACTGGGCCTTGAGATCGTAACGGCTAGCCTTGATATAGCGATCGTCAGACTCCATACCGGTCCTTTCTTTGCACTAGGACACGTTTAGCCAAATAATTGGGAAGCGATGGGCGGCTGGCCCTAGTAACGCGCGGTTCAAGCAAGAACGAGTCAACCTGCAGGCCTGGTTCACGACTATGCGCCTATCAGCTAATCGATGATTTCGAGCGTACAGGCGAGACACAATGTCAATGGCAACGCAGCGGCAGTAAACAAGGCCGCAAGCTCCTCCGCCGGCATGGCATCAATACGCACCTGCCCACGCATGTCGGCTGCGACAAGAATCGGGTGATCGTTGATGGCCTTGAGTGCCGCAGCCAGAGCATCACAATTCTCGATTCCCGATGCCGCCATGGGTAGCACGAGCACACGAATCCGTAGAGGAAGTTCAGGTTACTTGGCCTTCAAAAACTCCCGTTGAGGAACGGGGGACATCGTACGAAGATTCGCTGGTACGTCCAACTTCCAGGGCCAGAGGTACAGACCCATCACATTACTCTCAGGGCGGCCGATGAACACCGCCTGGCCAGTCTCAGCCTGCAGCATGTCCCGTAGAGCCGTCAGTTGGACAGATATTGCCATGGTCATATTCCTCGCTGGTACGTCTGCCAAGGACTGACCTGCCGTAAATACGGAAATCCGAGCAGCCCAAGCCAAATCCTAGTGTACTCGACCCCACAAGCTGCTCCTACATGTATTTTGACGACCGGAAAACGCGAGCAGCGATAGACAAAACCCTGGAGTCCATGAAACCCTGGAAAGCTCAATAGTCTGGAAGACGTGGTGAGGGAAAGGGATTTCTGAATGGAAGACAGCCGCTTGCCAGCTCTCCCATTCATAGGGATAATGGGCCCTCGACTTCCGTTCTTTATCGATCAGTGTAAGAATTCTACGCCCTCCACGATAGACACAGAAGAGACCTGTTGCATCAGCTCCCATCATTGAAAACGGCGCCATGGTTGGGCTCGACTGGCACCGGAGAAAAAGGACCCGACGCATGACGGATCAGACTCTGGCCGACTCCCATTCACTTATTGATGTCCATGGAGACTTCCTCTACCGGTTTGCCCTCGTGCGCGTGAGGAACCAAGATGTCGCTGAGGACCTGGTGCAGGAAACCTTTCTGGCAGCCCTGCAGGGGACCTTCCGCGAGAGCGGACCGACGGCGGAACGCAGGTGGATGATCGGCATCATGAAACACAAGATCGTGGACTATTTTCGCCGGAAAATCCGGGAACCGATCCAGAACCCCGACCAGGCTGACCACAGGGCGGAAGACGTCGTTCTCGACGACGTCCATTGGAAGCCGGAAGCCGCCGCGATGCAAGCCTGGCCGGAACAACCGGACGGACTAATCGAACGCCGCCAGTTCTGGGACGCCCTGGCCG from Nitrospirota bacterium encodes the following:
- a CDS encoding PilZ domain-containing protein: MAPPHYSRTYHRFPLFYPVIFAGAPFVAEGVLTSLSLMGCSVMSDREVLCGSDVRVSVLLPNHPQALSVELGKIKWVKGHEFGVEFIRLPLEARQRLNSILRVELIQFLKTRSGKSEFQELLHPNI
- a CDS encoding CoB--CoM heterodisulfide reductase iron-sulfur subunit B family protein, which codes for MKYALYPGCAAQGATPELYQSTRAIIGRLGIEVVELSAAACCGAGVVTEVHPEMALAINARTFAQAEQLGLDVMTICGTCQGVMSAANRRLKTEAGTLDRINALLAPEGLAYHGRVQVKHLLWIVVRDIGLTRLGSLVSTPMQDFRIAPFYGCYILRPSWDLGFDDPENPQSLERLIKAVGGEPVPYAGRTKCCGFPIILEKEAIAVAMAGTHMKEAKEQGADFMVTPCPLCHMSLDIYQDRAGRAVNTELNLPILHLPQLLGLAMGILPKDLGLSHHLISVDSILASLERRQTQP
- a CDS encoding cupin domain-containing protein codes for the protein MDVVNIADYHQFSSDKMKKNNMFETPRFFCDIYCFEPGQEQKGHIHGEQDKVYLVLEGQGTFQVGAERRVLGPGQGTMAPAGEEHGVKNHTGQRLKVLVFVSPNPS
- a CDS encoding sigma-70 family RNA polymerase sigma factor, whose product is MTDQTLADSHSLIDVHGDFLYRFALVRVRNQDVAEDLVQETFLAALQGTFRESGPTAERRWMIGIMKHKIVDYFRRKIREPIQNPDQADHRAEDVVLDDVHWKPEAAAMQAWPEQPDGLIERRQFWDALAGCMERLPPRAAQVFTLRELDELETEQICELLQLTPTNFGVILHRARKQLRDCLSSRYFGQQQEGLNS